One Paenarthrobacter aurescens TC1 DNA window includes the following coding sequences:
- a CDS encoding glycosyl transferase, group 2 family protein (identified by match to protein family HMM PF00535) translates to MTRFWTRLIVVLTVILGVNYVAWRWMASLNWEAWWIAVPLVIAETYSLIDVMLFGLTVWNIKFRKPPPPPPADATVDVFITTYNEPLDLVMTTALAAKEIRWPHSTWILDDGDRPEMRELAESNGIGYVTRGADWTPDMPRHAKAGNLNNALMLTSGEYLLILDADQIPEPDILDKTLGYFNDDKVALVQTPQYFINVPADDPLGSQAPLFYGPIQQGKDGWNAAFFCGSNAILRREALMQLGLVGYVKATEKSVRRALAASRTAIRKARRSPEAENPLVEQMLNEVEAATESAQKELEAGASLSEITYRVRRQVDDAVRTLVAADFSALQSDLEEIAAMELAHVGESGVTTVATDAVDRMSGRDWSPLGALESVHAVLDAISVERTDEAQPIMPLATISVTEDMATAMRLHGLGWKSVYHHEILANGLAPEDVKTMLTQRLRWAQGTMQVLLRENPLVQRRLTWGQRLMYFSTMWTYLSGFAAVVYFAAPIIYLTLGILPVNSISSDFFIRFIPFMVVNQLLFLVAGHGIPTWRGQQYSLALFPTWIKACTTAARNVWFGRPLGFAVTPKARQSGGPSWSLIRPQIIVAVLLAVALIVGLIRLLAGMSEPLGTLVNVAWVAFDLVVLSVLVKAVLYKGFVPEVVGPERPEERNADAV, encoded by the coding sequence TCGCTGTTCCATTGGTGATTGCCGAGACGTACAGCCTGATCGATGTCATGTTGTTCGGCCTGACCGTGTGGAACATCAAATTCCGGAAACCGCCACCCCCTCCCCCAGCCGATGCAACGGTGGACGTCTTCATCACCACCTACAACGAGCCGTTGGACTTGGTGATGACTACGGCCTTGGCGGCCAAGGAGATCCGCTGGCCGCACAGCACTTGGATCCTCGACGACGGCGATCGCCCCGAGATGCGCGAACTCGCCGAATCGAACGGGATTGGCTACGTCACGCGCGGCGCGGACTGGACACCGGACATGCCGCGGCACGCCAAGGCCGGCAACCTGAACAACGCGCTCATGCTCACCTCCGGCGAGTACCTGTTGATTCTCGACGCCGACCAGATCCCCGAGCCGGACATCCTGGACAAGACGCTGGGTTACTTCAACGACGACAAGGTGGCGTTGGTCCAGACCCCGCAGTACTTCATCAACGTCCCCGCCGACGACCCCCTCGGCAGCCAGGCTCCCCTGTTCTACGGCCCCATCCAGCAGGGCAAGGACGGCTGGAACGCTGCATTCTTCTGCGGGTCCAATGCGATTCTCCGCCGGGAAGCCCTCATGCAACTGGGCCTGGTGGGCTACGTCAAAGCCACCGAGAAGAGTGTCCGGCGAGCCCTCGCTGCCTCGCGCACCGCCATTAGGAAGGCGCGGCGATCGCCCGAGGCCGAGAACCCTCTCGTGGAGCAAATGCTGAACGAGGTGGAAGCCGCAACGGAATCAGCGCAGAAGGAGCTCGAAGCCGGGGCATCCCTTAGCGAAATCACGTACCGGGTTCGCCGCCAAGTAGACGACGCCGTCCGCACCCTGGTGGCCGCCGACTTCTCGGCACTCCAGTCCGACCTCGAAGAGATCGCAGCCATGGAACTCGCCCACGTCGGCGAGTCGGGCGTGACAACTGTGGCGACTGACGCCGTCGACCGCATGTCCGGACGCGACTGGTCCCCGCTGGGTGCGCTCGAGTCGGTTCACGCTGTCCTGGACGCCATCTCGGTGGAACGCACCGACGAGGCCCAGCCAATCATGCCGCTGGCCACCATCTCCGTCACCGAGGACATGGCCACCGCCATGCGCCTGCACGGCCTGGGTTGGAAGAGCGTGTACCACCACGAAATCCTCGCCAACGGGCTGGCTCCGGAGGACGTCAAAACCATGCTGACGCAGCGACTCCGCTGGGCCCAAGGCACCATGCAGGTCCTCCTCCGCGAGAACCCGTTGGTCCAGCGTCGGCTCACGTGGGGCCAACGGCTCATGTACTTCTCCACGATGTGGACGTACCTGAGCGGCTTCGCTGCCGTGGTCTATTTCGCGGCGCCCATCATCTACCTGACGCTCGGCATCCTGCCGGTCAACAGCATCAGCTCCGACTTCTTCATCCGCTTCATCCCGTTCATGGTTGTCAATCAATTGCTGTTCCTGGTGGCCGGGCACGGCATTCCCACCTGGCGCGGACAGCAGTACAGCCTTGCCCTGTTCCCCACGTGGATCAAGGCCTGCACGACGGCGGCACGGAACGTTTGGTTCGGACGTCCCCTCGGGTTTGCGGTCACCCCCAAGGCACGGCAAAGCGGCGGACCCAGCTGGAGCCTGATCCGGCCACAGATCATCGTGGCCGTCTTGCTGGCAGTGGCGCTGATTGTTGGCCTTATTCGGCTACTCGCCGGAATGTCCGAGCCCTTAGGCACACTGGTAAACGTAGCGTGGGTTGCATTCGACCTTGTGGTCCTGAGCGTGCTGGTCAAGGCAGTTTTGTACAAAGGTTTCGTGCCCGAAGTTGTCGGGCCGGAGCGCCCCGAGGAGAGGAATGCAGATGCAGTTTAG
- a CDS encoding putative anti-sigma factor antagonist (identified by match to protein family HMM PF01740; match to protein family HMM TIGR00377), which translates to MQMQFSYEVNDSYAEVKGVGRLNMVAAPKLREVVAEVVAGGSSRVVVNLTETDFMDSSGLGALIGCLKAARQAGGDLRIAGVQPQVKMVLELTNMDRVLTAYPTAEAAFGDD; encoded by the coding sequence ATGCAGATGCAGTTTAGCTATGAGGTCAACGACTCCTACGCGGAGGTGAAGGGCGTGGGCCGGCTGAACATGGTGGCCGCTCCCAAGCTGCGCGAAGTAGTGGCCGAGGTTGTTGCCGGTGGCTCCAGCCGTGTGGTGGTGAATCTGACAGAAACCGACTTCATGGATTCCTCCGGGCTTGGCGCCCTGATCGGTTGCCTCAAGGCCGCACGGCAGGCAGGCGGCGACCTCCGAATCGCCGGGGTCCAGCCGCAGGTCAAGATGGTTCTGGAACTGACCAACATGGACAGGGTACTCACGGCGTACCCCACCGCAGAAGCTGCGTTCGGCGATGACTGA
- a CDS encoding putative lipoprotein produces MNRCMLRTSARPFAVAVALVMGSVGAAGCSAPGETTREPSKAPPITSEPAPVPESIARYDALTKELVAALETKMPDITWSVDGPASMSLAGDGRCMLSPQSMKSSADIVDPSRNFEDLFAAADPVLEKHGFPAFDGTDPVPGGWVVTRSTDAVGATVSVRSKFPAYLDVTVPVKSASCDPKEIPAS; encoded by the coding sequence ATGAACCGCTGCATGCTTCGAACATCAGCGCGCCCGTTCGCGGTGGCCGTTGCCCTCGTCATGGGATCTGTTGGTGCTGCCGGGTGCAGCGCCCCCGGCGAAACCACACGGGAACCCAGCAAGGCGCCTCCCATTACTTCCGAACCTGCTCCTGTCCCTGAGAGCATCGCCAGGTACGACGCTCTGACCAAGGAACTTGTCGCCGCCTTGGAAACGAAGATGCCGGACATCACCTGGTCCGTCGACGGCCCGGCAAGCATGAGCCTCGCCGGAGACGGAAGATGCATGCTCTCCCCGCAAAGCATGAAAAGCAGCGCGGACATCGTGGATCCATCCAGAAACTTTGAGGATCTCTTCGCTGCGGCCGATCCTGTCCTCGAAAAGCACGGATTTCCTGCCTTCGACGGAACCGATCCTGTTCCCGGAGGGTGGGTGGTCACACGGAGCACTGATGCCGTGGGCGCCACGGTGAGCGTCCGATCAAAGTTCCCCGCCTACCTCGACGTCACAGTTCCAGTTAAGTCCGCGAGCTGCGACCCGAAGGAAATCCCGGCCAGCTGA
- a CDS encoding aminotransferase, class V protein (identified by match to protein family HMM PF00266): MPDILTSRFLFGPGPSNCYPEAMSALAYPVLGHLDPVFIERLDHTCEGLRTVWGTTNARTLPLSATGSGGMEAAFVNTVSDGDVAVIAVNGLFGARMCEVARRCGATVVRVDHEWGQPVDADRVLSAHPHPKVIAAVHAETSVGVLSDIAALGAGKGDALLITDAVTSIGGLELRADDWGIDVGYAGTQKCLGVPPGLSPFTVSDRAFERRVKDPRSWYLDIGLLGGYVGAASGARTYHHTAPVTMIAGLEAALDRILAEGLDVVQARHRAAGAALQEGLQDMGLELFAAEGSRLPSLTTVKVPDGVNSAAVRAYLLDNFSMEIGSGVGEFADTVWRIGMMGPNANSASVTLVLGALKEAIAKA, from the coding sequence ATGCCAGACATTCTGACGTCCAGGTTCCTGTTCGGTCCCGGCCCGAGCAATTGCTACCCCGAAGCCATGTCCGCCTTGGCCTATCCCGTGCTCGGCCACCTGGATCCGGTGTTCATTGAACGGCTCGACCATACCTGCGAAGGCCTCCGGACTGTCTGGGGTACCACCAATGCGAGGACACTTCCGCTAAGTGCCACGGGCTCCGGCGGCATGGAAGCGGCTTTCGTGAACACCGTGTCCGACGGCGACGTGGCAGTGATCGCTGTCAACGGACTTTTTGGGGCGCGAATGTGCGAGGTGGCCCGGCGATGCGGGGCAACGGTTGTCCGTGTTGATCATGAATGGGGACAGCCCGTAGACGCTGACCGCGTACTCTCGGCACACCCTCATCCGAAGGTGATCGCTGCCGTTCATGCCGAGACTTCCGTGGGCGTGCTCTCCGACATCGCTGCGCTCGGTGCCGGCAAGGGCGACGCGCTGTTGATTACTGACGCCGTCACGTCCATCGGCGGTTTGGAGCTCCGGGCAGACGACTGGGGGATCGACGTCGGATACGCCGGAACGCAGAAATGCCTGGGTGTGCCGCCAGGATTGTCGCCGTTCACGGTGTCCGACCGCGCCTTTGAGCGCCGGGTCAAGGACCCACGCTCCTGGTACCTGGATATCGGGCTGCTCGGCGGGTACGTCGGCGCGGCCAGCGGTGCCCGGACGTATCACCACACTGCGCCCGTCACCATGATTGCCGGCCTTGAAGCAGCCCTGGACCGCATCCTCGCCGAGGGGCTGGACGTTGTTCAGGCCCGGCATCGCGCTGCTGGTGCGGCCTTGCAGGAAGGGCTGCAGGACATGGGGCTGGAACTGTTCGCCGCCGAGGGTTCCCGGTTGCCGAGCCTCACCACGGTCAAAGTGCCCGACGGCGTCAACTCGGCTGCCGTCCGCGCTTACCTTCTGGACAACTTCAGTATGGAAATCGGCTCGGGTGTCGGTGAGTTCGCGGACACTGTGTGGCGCATCGGCATGATGGGCCCGAACGCGAACAGCGCTTCCGTGACCCTGGTGCTGGGCGCCCTGAAAGAGGCCATCGCCAAGGCCTGA
- a CDS encoding putative major facilitator superfamily (MFS) transporter (identified by match to protein family HMM PF07690), with the protein MSSDQLTKSTQGISRTLVLLLAGVAGFMVSNIYYGQPLLERISADMDISVASIGWIVASSQAGYLLGLVLLVPLGDMVDRRKLITVQVAASAVGAFAVTLASSQTALLLAFALLGLASSVVQTIVAYTAASSTPDQRGGSIGTVTAGVVSGLILARTIAGGMTELWGWRSVYVFAAAAGAVLAVAAFRALPPDSCARGEVRYWRAVTSVVVLTRRNPVFRTRALITMLLFASFGVLWSGMSLLLSGPAWNLPPGIVGLFGLAGLVGILAASKAGAAADRGWGQRVTGFSLVALLGSWLTLSLANWSLLWFIAGIIVLDAAVQAVHVSSQTMIVAGAEESASSIIGSYMVFYSVGSALGAAAVAPVFDVWGWTGASVLGAGFALLALAVWGTDRLRRHSKHAGGVG; encoded by the coding sequence ATGAGCAGTGACCAACTGACGAAATCCACGCAAGGAATCAGCCGTACCCTGGTGCTGTTGCTCGCGGGCGTCGCAGGATTCATGGTGTCGAACATCTACTACGGCCAGCCACTCTTGGAGCGCATCAGCGCCGACATGGATATCTCCGTGGCGAGCATCGGCTGGATCGTGGCGTCATCCCAAGCCGGATATCTCCTGGGGCTTGTTCTCCTGGTGCCATTGGGGGACATGGTGGACCGTCGCAAACTCATCACAGTCCAAGTGGCTGCCAGCGCAGTCGGCGCCTTTGCCGTAACCCTTGCTTCATCCCAAACAGCCTTGCTGCTCGCCTTCGCGCTCCTGGGCCTGGCCTCATCCGTAGTGCAGACCATCGTCGCGTACACCGCCGCATCCAGTACCCCGGACCAAAGGGGAGGAAGCATCGGTACTGTTACTGCCGGCGTCGTAAGTGGCCTCATCCTTGCACGGACCATAGCGGGCGGCATGACGGAGCTGTGGGGTTGGAGGTCGGTTTATGTTTTCGCGGCGGCGGCCGGGGCGGTCCTCGCCGTCGCCGCCTTCCGTGCCCTGCCGCCGGACAGCTGCGCCCGCGGCGAAGTGCGCTACTGGCGGGCTGTCACGTCAGTTGTTGTCCTGACCCGCCGCAACCCTGTGTTCCGTACCCGTGCGCTCATCACCATGCTGCTGTTCGCGTCCTTCGGCGTGCTGTGGAGCGGGATGTCGTTGCTGCTCAGCGGTCCCGCGTGGAACCTACCGCCGGGCATTGTTGGGCTCTTCGGGCTGGCTGGCCTTGTGGGAATACTGGCTGCGTCCAAAGCTGGTGCTGCGGCAGACCGCGGATGGGGACAACGGGTCACGGGTTTCAGCTTGGTGGCGCTCCTGGGCTCGTGGCTCACGCTGTCCCTGGCGAACTGGTCATTGCTCTGGTTCATCGCCGGCATCATCGTGCTCGACGCCGCTGTGCAGGCCGTTCATGTCAGCAGTCAAACCATGATCGTGGCGGGCGCTGAAGAGTCTGCCAGCAGCATCATCGGCAGCTACATGGTGTTCTACTCGGTGGGCAGTGCGCTGGGCGCCGCCGCCGTTGCACCGGTGTTCGATGTCTGGGGATGGACCGGGGCCAGCGTTCTTGGGGCAGGATTCGCGCTGCTTGCGCTCGCGGTTTGGGGAACGGACCGGCTGAGGCGCCACAGCAAGCATGCTGGGGGTGTTGGTTAG
- a CDS encoding putative transcriptional regulator protein (identified by match to protein family HMM PF01638), whose product MLQPSSIEWTDPECPVARAADLVGDKWILLIIRDSLDGKRRFSEFERSLGAAKNILSDRLRLLVDRGVLTRIPNDRGTRTEYELTSAGRDLFTLILSLRQWGERNAFGPDEAHSTLVDPATGRSVPQLRPLRDTGAELKQEQTLLVKVGESLP is encoded by the coding sequence ATGTTGCAACCAAGTAGTATCGAGTGGACCGATCCCGAATGCCCGGTAGCCAGGGCGGCCGACCTGGTGGGCGACAAATGGATCCTGCTGATCATCCGGGATTCACTGGACGGCAAGCGTCGCTTCTCAGAATTTGAGAGATCGCTGGGCGCGGCGAAGAACATCCTTTCGGACCGCCTGCGCCTCCTGGTAGACAGGGGCGTCCTCACTCGGATCCCCAATGACCGGGGCACTCGAACCGAGTACGAGCTAACAAGCGCGGGACGGGACCTCTTCACCCTCATCCTCAGTCTCCGGCAGTGGGGCGAACGTAACGCCTTCGGTCCCGACGAAGCGCACTCAACCTTGGTGGACCCCGCGACGGGTCGGTCGGTTCCACAGCTCCGCCCGCTCCGCGACACCGGCGCGGAGCTCAAGCAGGAACAGACACTGCTGGTGAAAGTGGGCGAATCACTGCCCTGA
- a CDS encoding PAP2 superfamily domain protein (identified by match to protein family HMM PF01569) yields the protein MTTEGKEAPEQGVRGEVSQDRFVAGQDLTRWKSPAGRVLAGGAEKVTSLLGPYAALIITLVAGLAVALSLALVFGEVYESVTEADGVAGLDDPVLAAAKTVRSPALDAATTAYTNIGGTVGMPLIAVGIMIFLATKRRSWTPVILMLAAGLGSLIITLLGKPIFGRSRPDIADAIPPYEHSASFPSGHSLNSLVIAGIVAYLIILRLKTTKARVITALLAAAFAFTMGLSRVYLGHHWLTDVLAAWAIGIAWLALVITAHRLYLTARTRRHSAVGS from the coding sequence GTGACGACTGAAGGAAAAGAGGCGCCGGAGCAAGGCGTCAGGGGCGAGGTAAGCCAGGACCGTTTCGTCGCCGGGCAGGACCTGACGCGCTGGAAGTCCCCTGCCGGCCGGGTGCTGGCCGGAGGCGCCGAAAAAGTCACGTCCCTGCTCGGGCCGTATGCAGCCCTGATCATCACCCTTGTTGCGGGACTTGCCGTTGCCCTGTCCCTGGCCTTGGTGTTTGGTGAGGTCTACGAGTCCGTGACGGAAGCCGACGGCGTGGCCGGATTGGATGATCCCGTGCTGGCGGCAGCCAAGACGGTGCGCTCTCCCGCTTTGGACGCGGCAACCACCGCCTACACGAATATTGGCGGCACCGTGGGCATGCCCCTCATCGCCGTGGGCATCATGATTTTCCTGGCCACCAAAAGGAGGTCATGGACTCCTGTCATCCTGATGCTCGCAGCAGGTCTGGGATCTTTGATCATCACCCTCTTGGGCAAGCCGATCTTCGGCCGCAGCCGCCCGGACATCGCGGACGCAATTCCTCCTTACGAGCACTCCGCATCATTCCCCAGCGGCCACTCTTTGAACTCCCTGGTGATAGCCGGCATCGTGGCCTACCTGATCATCCTGAGGCTCAAGACCACCAAGGCGAGGGTTATCACGGCGCTCCTGGCCGCGGCTTTCGCTTTCACAATGGGCCTCAGCCGGGTCTACCTGGGCCACCATTGGCTGACGGATGTCTTGGCAGCCTGGGCTATTGGCATCGCCTGGCTGGCGTTGGTAATCACGGCGCATCGCCTCTACCTCACGGCTCGAACGCGCCGTCACAGCGCTGTAGGCTCTTGA
- a CDS encoding putative transthyretin-like protein (identified by match to protein family HMM PF00576), producing MSVSQVTTHILDTGSGRPAAGVAVVLYVREGDDWNLVAKGETDADGRIKTLGPERIPGGAYRLNFATGAYYEGRGTETFFPEVDLNFTVSDAGEHYHVPLLLSPFAFSTYRGS from the coding sequence ATGAGCGTTTCACAGGTAACAACCCATATTCTGGACACCGGTTCCGGACGCCCGGCGGCGGGTGTCGCCGTCGTACTTTACGTCCGCGAAGGCGACGACTGGAACCTGGTGGCGAAGGGCGAAACCGACGCCGACGGCCGTATCAAGACGCTCGGCCCCGAACGGATTCCGGGCGGCGCCTACCGCCTGAACTTCGCTACGGGCGCTTACTACGAGGGCCGCGGTACCGAGACGTTCTTCCCGGAAGTGGACCTGAACTTCACAGTTTCCGACGCCGGCGAGCACTACCACGTGCCTCTCCTGCTGAGCCCGTTCGCGTTCTCGACGTACCGCGGCAGCTAG
- a CDS encoding hypothetical protein (identified by Glimmer2; putative), with product MALTVTSAENGTLEGMASEDTTPNSARREITVRRAPKFVPFMILGAVVGAIVAAIIAYGRQADPAFDAGTVFGFFLIVCAGGGVILFSILALILDRLSVKRTQRAVVEPVPDSVPDEGPENDDVR from the coding sequence TTGGCATTAACTGTCACATCGGCGGAGAACGGTACGCTTGAAGGCATGGCTTCAGAGGACACCACCCCCAACTCCGCCCGCCGCGAGATCACCGTTCGCCGGGCGCCCAAGTTTGTACCCTTCATGATTTTGGGGGCCGTGGTTGGTGCAATCGTGGCCGCGATCATCGCCTACGGGCGCCAGGCCGACCCCGCGTTTGATGCCGGCACTGTGTTCGGATTCTTCCTGATTGTCTGCGCCGGCGGCGGCGTCATCCTGTTCTCCATCCTCGCCCTGATCCTGGACCGCCTCAGCGTCAAGCGCACCCAGCGCGCCGTAGTGGAGCCCGTTCCGGACTCGGTTCCGGATGAAGGACCAGAGAACGACGACGTCCGCTAA
- the purF gene encoding amidophosphoribosyltransferase (identified by match to protein family HMM PF00156; match to protein family HMM PF00310; match to protein family HMM TIGR01134) — protein sequence MARGDGKLSHDLLPGEKGPQDACGVFGVWAPGEEVAKLTYYGLYALQHRGQESAGIATSDGKRINVYKDMGLVSQVFDETTLNTLTGHLAVGHCRYSTTGASHWANAQPTLGATATGTVALAHNGNLTNTAELREMILERNDGQLTGEMKQGNTSDTALVTALLEGEEGKTLEQTALELLPKIKGGFCFVFMDEGTLYAARDTYGIRPLCLGRLERGWVVASEQAGLATVGASFIREIEPGEFIAIDEDGVRSQRFAEATPAGCVFEYVYLARPDAAIAGRSVYEARVEMGRQLARENTHEADLVIPVPESGTPAAVGYAEQSGIPFAHGFVKNAYVGRTFIQPSQTLRQLGIRLKLNALESVIRGKRIVVVDDSIVRGNTQRAIVRMLREAGAAAVHVKISSPPVQWPCFYGIDFASRAELIANGATIEEISQAIGADSLAYISEDGMIGATQQPRERLCTACFTGKYPIELPHADKLGKNLLERTDLGGLPAAEDTSVDDTEDPAEKPGATGCDPGPDAEFENLLTDADRLTDADKKESV from the coding sequence GTGGCACGTGGCGACGGAAAACTTTCTCATGATCTTCTCCCCGGCGAAAAAGGCCCTCAGGACGCTTGTGGCGTCTTTGGGGTCTGGGCTCCCGGTGAAGAAGTAGCAAAACTCACCTATTACGGGCTGTATGCGCTGCAGCACCGCGGACAAGAATCGGCTGGTATCGCTACCAGTGACGGCAAGCGCATCAATGTCTATAAGGACATGGGCCTTGTGTCCCAAGTCTTCGATGAGACAACCCTGAACACCCTTACCGGGCACCTGGCCGTGGGCCACTGCCGGTATTCCACCACCGGTGCAAGCCACTGGGCCAACGCGCAGCCAACCCTGGGTGCAACAGCAACCGGCACGGTTGCCTTGGCTCACAACGGCAACCTGACTAACACCGCTGAGCTCCGGGAAATGATCCTCGAGCGCAACGACGGCCAGCTGACCGGTGAAATGAAGCAGGGCAACACCTCGGACACCGCACTGGTGACAGCTCTCCTTGAGGGCGAAGAGGGCAAGACCCTGGAGCAGACTGCTCTGGAGCTGCTGCCCAAGATTAAGGGTGGCTTCTGCTTCGTCTTCATGGACGAAGGAACCCTCTACGCAGCCCGCGATACGTACGGCATCCGCCCGCTGTGTCTTGGCCGTCTGGAGCGCGGCTGGGTTGTCGCCTCAGAGCAAGCCGGCCTGGCTACCGTTGGCGCGAGCTTCATCCGCGAGATCGAGCCCGGCGAATTCATTGCCATCGATGAGGACGGCGTCCGTTCGCAGCGCTTCGCCGAGGCGACTCCCGCCGGCTGTGTCTTCGAGTACGTCTACCTCGCCCGCCCGGATGCTGCCATCGCCGGCCGCTCCGTGTACGAGGCCCGTGTTGAGATGGGCCGCCAGTTGGCCCGCGAAAACACGCATGAGGCAGACCTCGTGATTCCGGTTCCCGAGTCCGGTACCCCCGCGGCGGTTGGATACGCAGAGCAGTCCGGCATCCCGTTCGCACACGGCTTCGTCAAGAACGCGTACGTGGGCCGCACGTTCATCCAGCCGTCGCAGACGCTGCGCCAGCTGGGTATCCGGCTCAAGCTCAACGCCCTGGAATCCGTCATCCGTGGCAAGCGCATTGTTGTAGTTGATGACTCGATCGTCCGTGGCAACACGCAGCGCGCCATCGTTCGGATGCTCCGTGAAGCCGGTGCCGCAGCAGTGCACGTCAAGATTTCATCTCCCCCGGTTCAGTGGCCCTGCTTCTACGGCATCGACTTCGCGTCCCGCGCGGAACTCATCGCCAACGGCGCCACCATCGAGGAGATCTCGCAGGCTATCGGCGCTGACTCGCTGGCCTACATCTCCGAGGACGGCATGATCGGCGCTACCCAGCAGCCGCGCGAACGCCTCTGCACCGCCTGTTTCACTGGCAAGTACCCCATCGAGCTGCCGCACGCGGACAAGTTGGGCAAGAACCTGCTGGAGCGCACCGACCTTGGCGGCTTGCCTGCTGCAGAAGACACGTCCGTGGACGACACCGAGGACCCTGCCGAGAAGCCGGGCGCCACGGGTTGCGATCCCGGGCCTGACGCCGAATTCGAAAACCTGCTTACCGACGCTGATCGTTTGACCGACGCCGACAAGAAAGAGTCTGTATGA
- the purM gene encoding phosphoribosylformylglycinamidine cyclo-ligase (identified by match to protein family HMM PF00586; match to protein family HMM PF02769; match to protein family HMM TIGR00878), with amino-acid sequence MKGAIKATHNSSVIGGVGGFAGLYDVSKLLTYKKPLLATSTDGVGTKVAIAQAMDIHDTIGFDLVGMVVDDIVVVGAEPLYMTDYIACGKVVPERIADIVRGIAAACSVAGTALVGGETAEHPGLLGEHEYDVAGAATGIVEADALLGPDRVRAGDVVIGMASSGLHSNGYSLVRRVINHAGWALDRQVSELGRTLGEELLEPTRVYAADCLDLARTFPVTGDAAVHGFSHVTGGGLAANLARVLPQGLVATVDRNTWELPAIFKLVSELGNVPLADLERTLNLGVGMVAIVSAEAADAAVARLNDRGLPSWVMGTVSADSDSTDKTGPDYVQGAKGVDGGAVRLVNAYA; translated from the coding sequence ATGAAGGGCGCTATCAAGGCGACCCACAACTCGTCGGTGATTGGCGGCGTCGGCGGTTTCGCTGGCCTGTATGACGTCTCCAAGCTGCTGACCTACAAGAAGCCGCTGCTGGCAACGTCCACGGACGGCGTTGGCACCAAGGTCGCTATCGCCCAGGCCATGGACATCCACGACACCATCGGTTTCGACCTGGTTGGCATGGTGGTGGACGACATCGTTGTGGTGGGTGCTGAGCCGCTCTACATGACCGATTACATCGCCTGCGGCAAGGTTGTCCCGGAGCGCATCGCTGACATCGTCCGCGGTATCGCTGCCGCATGTTCCGTTGCCGGCACCGCTCTGGTTGGCGGCGAAACCGCTGAGCACCCGGGCCTGCTGGGCGAGCACGAGTACGACGTCGCAGGTGCCGCTACAGGCATCGTCGAAGCCGACGCATTGCTCGGCCCGGACCGCGTCCGTGCTGGCGACGTCGTCATCGGCATGGCCTCCTCCGGCCTGCACTCCAACGGCTACTCCCTGGTCCGCCGCGTCATCAACCACGCCGGCTGGGCCCTGGACCGCCAGGTTTCCGAACTCGGCCGCACGCTGGGTGAAGAACTCCTGGAGCCCACCCGCGTTTACGCAGCCGACTGCTTGGACCTCGCACGCACCTTCCCGGTCACGGGCGACGCAGCAGTTCATGGCTTCAGCCACGTCACCGGTGGCGGCCTGGCTGCCAACCTGGCCCGTGTCCTCCCGCAGGGCCTCGTGGCCACGGTTGACCGCAACACCTGGGAACTGCCCGCCATCTTCAAATTGGTCTCTGAGCTGGGCAACGTTCCGCTGGCCGACCTGGAGCGCACACTGAACCTTGGCGTGGGCATGGTTGCCATTGTTTCCGCCGAAGCAGCCGATGCAGCTGTTGCCCGCCTCAACGACCGCGGCCTGCCGTCCTGGGTGATGGGTACCGTCTCGGCAGACAGCGACTCGACCGACAAGACCGGCCCGGACTACGTCCAGGGTGCCAAGGGCGTCGACGGCGGCGCTGTCCGTTTGGTGAACGCCTACGCCTAA